The DNA region ATGAAACACACTCATCTTTTTAAATATAGtatcatttattttattgtggaaacaaaggaaattaaatatacaaaaaacctATCAAAATAACATTACAGAtcagatttaaaaattaataaaagcaaGCAAGCGAATTTAGCGGTAAAGCTAACTACACCATCTATAGAACTTACCTGGCTATGTTTATCTATCCTAACAGAATGGCTGTCTCAGTATGGGTGTAGATCAGACAGCAGAGGAATAGTCAACACCTGGAAGttcagggggaggaggaagatgggagAGTACATACCCAGACCTGCCAGGGCCTAGTTACTCCTCAACCTGTGAGAATATTCCTGGGGATGGTGTGGGGCTTTTCtgcctcccattggctggaaaaaggggtatattattcctgggggaattttgcgtTAATGCGCGTGCACAGAATTCATGGCccttgcagatttctttgcttccctgcagagaaATAACTTCTGACGGGGAAGctaagggaagccacaagagggGTCACATACCCCTCCCCAGCAGTCCAGGCAGGTTGGTTTGGGCACCCAAAGCAGTTGGTAGAGACTTAAATCACTACCAGGACAGGGGGGCTGGGCAATCATgcttgtgagagagagacacacacacacactgttcttcTTACTTGCTATTGTGGAATGCTTGGTGTGAAGGCGCAGGGTtctggggtgtttctgaggaggtaggTGTCAGACcaaaatgtagcagcctgccttcttagtgaattgttcccattgcTCTTAGTGAATTCTTCCATGAGTATAAAACAGGGGTAAatgttttaaggctcctttacattgccagagtggtataAAAATCAGTATGGTCTTAAAAATAgttatggtgctttagtgattagaactaGTCTAAATTTTTGCGctgaaaaaatttcctatcaaaTGTGCTCCACGAACTGTTCGCTACTGACTTTTCTGGAGGTGGTCAGCAGCCAATATAAATTATGAGTTTGAGTCTacagccctcacttgctcttcagttgcctgcGATGTAACACTGAGAacatggctgcatatatttgttgactaataattagaaggatttcctccaatgctccccactcccattctccattcATTGTACtctagtttaaataaattaccaaaataattgaaaccagaatGATTACAGtgcattattttaacaaataaaatatggagaattttaaaatattgtgcacaacaaataattttttggtgcaggatTCCCCCAGGAATAGTATGTAAGGGATCTGGCTTTCatgcccctcctcccacaaaaTGTAAAGTCTTCCTAGACATCAGGGGACCTTTTGCCTATAAGAAAAGATGACATACCGAGGTCCTCTCTTGGTACCCTCTGAGAGGGAAAAGTGAGAGGATTCAAGAGTGAGGTAAATCCAAGGAGTAAGTCGAAGAGTGGCTATCCCGAGTCACTGGTTATATGGTGGAAGCCCTGTAATTCTCCACTGGACCCAATTAAATATCTGGCATGTGAGAAGGGGATGGTGTATAATGCCACTCCCCATTGTTAAATTAATGTTGATGCCAgctgcttaaatccatccctgtgtCTCTTTCGTTCATCTGTGCGCTCTAACCAACACTGCTAGGTTACATGCTGTATGTTATTATTCAGTAATATTTAGGCACAGTGACGCCTCAGACTGTTAATATTAATCTGAGTTGTTATACTTATAAATTTATTCCAGATCTGCAcacaaaagaagctgcataaTAAAGTGAGTGTGTTTATGGCAAAAAGGCAAGAGGATAGATTTTGGCATTCAACCAAAGATGTTCCctactttaaacaaacaaaaaccaaaaaactgtattttttaacTTCCACTTACCTCACTTTAAATATGTCCAACAAACTTCAAATATGATTTCCAATAATGAACATTAGCAATATGTTAAAATTTGCAAAATGTCATTTATTGCTTAATATTGTACCTCAGTAAAATAATCCAAACATTTCTGGTTGCAAAATGAACTGGACAAGTGAGATACTTACTTATCAAAGCTATCACTATTTTTTATGAAGCTCTCCAATTTTTCCTTGGCATATTCTACCACATCTGAATGAAGCTCTATTCCATGATTTATTCCAAAAGGGCCTGtaattaaaaaagtgttttttataaGTAAAGTACTGTTTTATGCACTGGTGTAACACCTTTCATCTAATGGTATCACAGTGCTTTTATTAATATTTGATTAAGCCCTCGAACACCCCTAAAAAAGGggatatttttataatttttacagatgggtaaactaaaGCACATGATTATTTAGTGAGCCAGTGAAAAAGCCAGGAGTacaacccaggagttctggctccctaTTTCCTGTTATAACATGACCTCACTAACGCCAACAAAGCACAAGTACATTTTTCCTGTTAGCCTTCATAAGAGAAAGTTCATAAGGCAGTAAGTCTGATCTTTTCTTAGCCTTTTAATTAGACTTTAGAGTGGCACAAATTTTTAAAGACAGCAGGTGGTGGTTGTTATAATGTATTTGTTTGTAGAAGAATTAAAAGTTGGTAAATTTAAAGCATATTATATTGAAGTGAAATCATCTCAACCGATGATGGCAGAGATTCAGCATAGTATGCGCAAATCTATATCCATAATTATACACATTTCTCAATTATGCAATTTCCTGAATCCTTATGGGGTATGAGCCTTCAGTCAACTGGACCACAGAAATTGACTAAAGTGCTATACAAGTATTGATCTACAACAGTAGTGTTGGTGCAGATCTCTACTCAGATTAATCCCACTGACATGTCCACCACATTCACTTCTAACTCAACTCCTTACCCTTTCAACTCATTTAGTAATCATGTGTTTTTAACAAACAGCTTGAAATTGAATTTCAGTCTGTGGTAAAAGGTCTAAGTTGACTATTCAAAAGTAGGGAGGTGCAAGGAGAGACATTAAGACTAGAGTTAGGTGGGTTGCCAGGTAAAGAGGTGGCCATGTTTGTTGTGGGCATAGAGAGGTAGGAATTCGGTATGTAATAGGCAGCCCACAGAACAGAGATTTTAGTAGCCATGCAGAGAAGAGGAAAAGCACATTTCAACCAAACAGCAAGTAGAGGTTGAATTCTATTAATTCAGTAATCACTATTCCCCAAGCCTTTACTTTTAGAATTAATTATTTAGCCCATCACTTAATTATCTAATATAAGAAGCATCCTCAAATTATTATTTCAGTAACAAAAATTATTCATCCAGGGAAATTCATAAGGATTTTTTCTCCAGAACAGAGGTATTTTgagcatttaaagaaaaaaaaaatatagaagTATCTCAGATGTTTAAGTACCCtggataaaaataaatagcagATTCACAGCAAAGCCTGTcttttatggaaaaaaaacctttaataCAGTCCATTTAGTAAGTATGACCTAATGGTGCAACATCACCACAATATGCTGAACAATATCTGTAATTCTTAGTATGAAATTAGAACATCTTGTACACCATGAACAAAGTGGATCCAAAAGAGGTTGTTGTTACGTGCATTGTTCATAAAGCTTTCCTGCTGGCAGATTTACAGGAGGCAAAGTGCTCCAGAGGGGAGATACCTGCTTTCACAACACTGAAAGGtgtcctgttggtatgcatacctCTTTTATTAACGTATCTCACTGTTAATAAATGTCTCTATTAATGTCTCTTGCATTAATAGTAAAGCTGGCTGTAAAATGTGAAATCCCTACCTGTaaacattttcagtatttttaaaaacaaaatttaacgTGAACCAGGACAAAATgcaatatataatattttttgaAATGCCTTCACATGCAAAAtttcatagtgtgtgtgtgtgtgtgtgtgtgtgtgtgtgtgtacacacacatacataaaaatatgaaatttgGTGTGTGAAAGTATTtcaaaacatatatatatatatgttttgaAATACTTTCACAAACcaaatttcatatttttatgtatatgtgtatgtgtgtacacaaacacacacacacacacacacacacacacacacactatgaaaTTTTGCATGTGAAGGCATTTcaaaaaatattccattttaggaaaacaaaaataaagatctTCATATTCTTGTAAGAAAACCGCCTTTCAGCCTCATTGCCTGGGAGACAGAGAGCCTAGCCACTCCACCAGCCCTCACTCCTCAACCCTGATTCCTGTCAGCCCTTCCAGCAGAGCGCTTTGGACcagcagaaagtgaaattgacaaacACCTTCTAGACTGGCAGCTGGCATTCGgattttcccaatggaaaaatgaaaaattctgcaaaactgaaattttccccATAGAAAGAGGGTATTCTTCATCAGAATATCATTCTAACAAAAAAAGCTTCTGACTAGTAATTAGAAGTAGCTAGCAAGCATTCTTGCAAAAAATGAACAGGCATCAGTGTtttcaaaacagaatattttagaAAATCATTCCTGGGAATCGCAGCAGGTTTTCAAATATAATTTACTAGAAATGAATTCACATTCCCCTAACCTAACCTCCTACATTATTTTCATGTGTCTAGTATTTTTGCTGTACTCCTAGCTGTTTTCAATTACAGTTACCGCCATCTGTTCCAAAATTCATGCAAATTTCCAAACAGATTAATTTTTACCACTTTTCAAGACAATCATGAAGATTATCAAACACATTTTTTGAGTTTTGTGTCTACCAGGGTAATGAGGAACATTTGTGTGTAATACTAGAACTTTTCATGATCAACATGTTACGAGGCAGTCATTAGTTTCTGCAACAACATGACTATCCAAAATATGGCGTGTAATGATATACAGCAATACTGAAATGTATGTGTTATATTAAACAAAACAGAGGTGGTGCCACTATTTTAATTAGCTTTTCCAATTTGAGGATACAACTGTATATGCTATTCCAGAATGGTCTAACCAATTCATAAAAACTGACACTACCCTAACTTTTGTGTTACTTCCTGCAGAAACATTAATTTCCTTCACAGTGTGATTATACTAACCTCATCAATTATCTACCACCATTATCAAGTCTTGGAAAAGTGTTTGCAGTTCTAATATCTTGTAATACTCAATTACTGAAATCAAAGGATTTGTCTGTACTGATCATTAAAATTATGTAAACTACGCTTTCTGTGTGCATTATCTCCCTTCTGTTTATATTAAACTTAATCTCTGACTACTGTAGCAAGTTATATAGACCactttgcattttaaatattcctcattttcaagtCACCCGCAAATTAATTTGGCATCACATTAACATTCACAAAATCATCAATATGGTATACACTACTACTCCCACCCTATACTGAACCATCAGATACCCAACCATTGACAAACAATCTTCAGCTTCCTAACACTAACCCGATACAGTACAAATTGAAACAATAGGCTCCATTTTGAGAAGGTGTAAAGGTTCCATTTTCCATGAAGGGGCTGCCTTTATTAAAACCAGTAAAATaaacttttcttttcaaaaatattttgttcaaataTTGCTATAAATCTGACTAACCACGCTAGATTAAGAACTGCAGAGCAGGTTGTGTCTGCTGAGTCACACAGTTAGAAGGCCCTCTGTTGCAGGTCTCACCCCTCATGTGAAAAGGTGGGGAGAAATCAGTCACTTTCACTACTTAGTTCTCTTCATTCACTTTCTAGAAACCCGCACAGGTCAATCTTCAGAGTCAGAACTGTGCTGGGTGAGGAGACGGTAGGCCAGGCAGCACACATCATACACCCCTGACCCCACAGAGATTAGCTAGATAAGGTAAATACAACCTCATATAGAGAAGCAGGTGCAGAGCACTCCTagacaaataaaacaaataaatataaagacaAAGGGCTTTATTTCATCATCATCACTCTTTATATCATCTAGGGAAATATTTATGGTCCTGCACACAGGGCTAATAGCAAACAAAAGAGGAAGTGGTCTCTAATCGtattatatgtatatttatacTTTAACAGCTACTGGGGAAGAACTCACACAAAATTGCCTATATTTATCATCTCCCATGAAGATTAAACTCCCCAAGCTCATAAACAGAGAGCTAGCACAAGAGGTACAGtatgctatgagggcaggggactggactcgatgacctctcgaggtcccttccagtcctagagtctatgagagtctATGAACAAAGTGAAATACTATAATTCTTTTAACAGCATGTACTGGAATTTTGAGTTTATACCTATGAATGAATATTTCACCAGAAGCATTACTGCTTACTATATCATATTGGGTAAGGAAACGATTCTCGGTTTCCACAAGAGGGAGCACTGAATCAGTTCTGACTTTTGTTTACATTAAACTGGAAGGAATCCTACACCTCGTGGAAGTGAATTGACAAATCTGTCACATATTCTCCTTCCATTCAGAATAGTATCTGCTTCCCTTAATGGTTTTCTGCTCTCCATTATCTCTATTTGTAAAAATGAATAATCCAAGACTTCAAGAACTCCATATTCTGGAAAAAGTATACATTTTGTGAGATTGTTGTAGCAGTGAAAGTGATGCTTCCTTAACTAGAAAACAATACTGAGAGATGCAATATTTATTTAGTGGAAGAAAAATGTGGCTGTCACACTTGTATCCCACtaccaaaataaatgaaattcTGTTGTGTAATGCAAATTTATTACAATACGTAGAAAACACCTGAGGATACTTACAAAAATCAGAACTGGAGCTTAGtttctttcattttgaaaacaaatacattttaatgtacaTTTTCTGCTAAGGTATAGCTTTAAAATGAAATGACATACCACATTCTCTTTTCAGCTGGCAGCACAGCCTTATTTAAGTACAGCTGAGAGGATGAATAGTAAACTAATGCTGTTATTTAATCTAGGTTATTTTGTGAAGAGCAGCTTACTTTGTGTCCTAAGCATATACATTTCTTGCCTTCTATGTGAGCAACAATCTTTAAGAGTCTTTAGTGAACTTAAAAACTGCAgaaaaatttagaaaaaattgTTTCCATACTCCCTGTTGAAAATCATAATATTCTTTGTGACTCAACATTTGACTTCTGTGGTAATTCTGGTGGTGTCAAAGAGGCTTGCAGCTTCAGGTGACTACAGAAGATTAATCTGTGGCTGAGGTGTAAGCAgcaaaaatattgttttcattaaaatgcaATTCTTAAAAAATGCTTTTCAATACCAGTTTTTCTAAGAATTAGCTAGCAGCTCTTAAATATTTCACAATATTCTGAAAGCACATTCCAAATTCCTAACTCTATGCTTTTTTTTATATTACTTAAAACTATAACACATTAAATCAcaaaaccctggcaaaaatgctGACATATTAATCTAAGAATGTGTATTCAGTAACCAACATTTcatatatgtttaaaataaaaaggaaattacCTAATATTAATCCCACCATTGTACTCAAATATCCGGTTCCGCTACCCAGATTCAGAAAAGATAATCCTGGTTGAAGTTTCAATGCCTCCATGACTTCAGAATAAATGCAAGGTGCTGATAAGTGTATATTTCCATGCTTCCAAGCCAAGTCTTTATAAGCATTGTCCCTGTATCCTTCTAGATAATAATCACCACGGTCAATTGCTCTGAAGGCTTGCTCCACTCTCTCAGTGCGAATATACTGAGCTTCTTTCAAGTTATCAATTAAATCATCATTGTCTTCCCCAGCACTCACAGCTCCTCCCATGATGAATTTCTATGATAATTCAATGAGTTTGAAAATACATTAGAAGAAGCGTTTGGAAGTGTCAGTGCGTAACAGACTCTGTTCTTTTCCTTTCAACAGCACATCAGAACATCACAAATGAatcctgggagaaaaaaaaaagtttacttgTTTTGAATTTCACAGGGAAAAAAGGCAGTATCAACTAATTAATACAGAGATCACATAACAAAAGGGGTAGCAATGGGAAGAACAGTCAAGCTACTGGTTTGAAGTGTAGTTCGACTTCACTGGAAAATTAACGAAGTATTAAAAAAGTGACAGTAGTATTACATGCCTAAATCTTTGTCTTCCAGATTCAATTTACTTAGTCTACACGTACAAAGATTCTCCCTCACCCCATAATTGTCAGGTCTGAATATTCACCATGTTCTACTCTTGTTTAAGCTCTTGCACTGAACCTATCCCCATGGATTTTGAGCATCTACAAAAAAAGCTTTCAAAATACACTGAGTGGGATTTTTCAATAGCATCTACATAACTTTCAGTGGAACTCATGCTTCTAAATCAcccaggtacttttgaaaatcctgcctaATATTGGACAAATAAGTGTTCCTTTCCTAAAAGAGAAAAAGTTATGCCTGGGGTTTTTGTTCATTTTCAAACTATATAATCCAAATCAACAAAGTTAAGCTATGTTCTTTGTGGTTTGCATCACTAGTGGTTAAACATCACACCGACTCCAGATGTCGTAACAGTTTGGATAATGATGCATGAGCTGGAATAAAATTCTGCTCAGACTCACATACTGGTAAAATTCTATGATTAAGTTTGTCAGTTACAGGGAAATGGGGCATTTTTTAGGAAACACACCTTTCTCAAACAAACATTCTTACTGCATCAAGTAGCAACaaaaaagggagggaaggggcaacCTTTTTCTGCCAATCACAGGAGTAATGGCTAATTGGACCAGTCATTGaaaaacagggtgaccagatgtcccaattttatagggacagtcccaatttttgggtctttttcttatataggcgcctattaccctccaccctcatcccaatttttcacactcgctATCTGAAAGATATCTGGACACAATCTGGCAGTGAGTTACGCATTAACTAGACAGCAGTAGAATATTGGCAATAAGGAATCCTGGGTCCTATCTTTGGTGTTGGGACAAGactgtggtctagtggttagagacagCTTAACAAAACCCACAGAATTATATTAATTCTGAAAGGCACGGCGGCTGAGCAGATAAGTTGAGGTATGTCTGAAAGATCTGGGTCCTATTCCCCAAAGCagccttttaaaaatccaatacGTGATTGTCTCCTAGGTTTGATATGAGCTCTTGGTCAGTAAGGGTTATGCAGTGCACAGAACTATAAAATGAGTCAGTCAGTCAACAGAGATAAGAAGAGAAATCACAGTTCCTGGCTCAAAGTTTAGTGGACAGTATTAGTTTCAcagtaactgcacctgtattcccccgtTCATGGTCTATTCCATGAGTTCCCGCTTTCAGGTTTCCAGCCATCACCTGTCTTTGGCTAAGGATCTTTGTTCCACTCCTTTCTGAAGAGGGGTGTGAAGGCTGCACAGTCCTCTGCCATCTACGGCGATAtctccagcaagccagtctgcctaaaagACCAGCAAGTGTACTTTGCAGTCTCTTCAAGAGCTATGACTAGTGTGTTActagcagttacaagttaccacatggctctttctaagcaagcgcTTTTATTCTTCcgataaaagcattacagagaaaatatatgtAAAAACCCAACAAACATTTCTATACGCATGCTAAAAGCTCACAAGAGACTATGCAGCATTATGGGGCTCAAGCGGGCGAAAGTCATTCCAACTCTTTCTCCAGGGTTGCAACATCCCTGGGAGAGAAAGTCCTGTAAATCTGTTGGCTCAGGAAGAAGAGCCCCAAGACAGTGTAAACTCAGGCTACTTATCCAAAAAACTTGCCTTTGTCTCTTGGTCTCTGAacaatccagtttgaactaataTATGTGAGCCTTACTGGGAGGAGGTGGTATCTTTCTGGGAGGTATTATAATCTTTACCACCGTCCACTATTTTGTTTCCTGGAGGGGCTGTGGCAGCCTGACCCCAAGGAGTAGAACACAATCACCATTGATTTCATACAATGGATCCCAAAGGCACTTAAACTTTATTCAATAAGGTCACCCAAGGATATGGCAGAAAGTTGTCACATATGCCACAGACCTCCACCTAGGCTTCTTATACGGATGGAGCCcttctctcatacacacacatgcagaatATTATCTGTGCTGGCAATGCAGAAGAATTACCAGCTCAATTCTACTCAAATATGGAAAGTTCCACAAAATCCAAtccagtaactcctcacttaacgttgtagttatgttcttgaaaaatgtgactttaagcgaaatgatgttaagctaatccaatctCTCCATAAGAATTATGTAAATAtgggggattaggttccaaggaaattttttttcaccagacaaaagatgtgtgtgtgtgtgagagaaaggtgcgcattgcccctttaagtatgctgaacCACTCTAAGTagattgcctttttaagtagaccaggaagttgagacagtagCTGCCCACCAGCACACTCCCTTTGTCCTGATCCCTGTTGTGGTCTTCCCCCGGCTCTATGGAAATGGGGTAAGCagcgggcaggagcaggggtgagggggacaCTCTGATATTAGCGCCTCTGTTTGCCCCTcgccctgcacagcaagcaggaggctcccaggagcagctccaaggcagagggactGCAgacaactgatagcctgctgggcagctgcccacagggaacttaagggagcggggagctgataggggggctgctggtccaccctggttctaagcccccaccagctacctctaatgggctgctctttctgcaagcagtggacaaagcaggtgactgccaaatgacattataagggagcactgtacaagtttaaacaagcatgttctctaattgatcagcaatgtaacaacattaaccaggatgactttaagtgaggagttcctgtacacTTGGGAGCTCAGGTGATAGAACTTTTCATGTTAGCCACTAGAGGACCAAAAAAACTACAAATATTTGTATCACTCCAATCACTAGACAATCGTACACACATATaaaccaaaacatttaatttgcacatttgtattttaaaaaattagtgaaTAAAATGTTAGCAGAAATTCGCCTGGCACCAATTATTTGCTAATTAATGTGTGCGAAGCAAGTATGGGCATTTTGCCTTGTATGGCTTGAATGCATTCTAATAGAATATATAAGACTTCATTCACAAAAAGCATATCAGGGGCTATTTTACTACTAACTACTTAGACACATTCCAACTGGCACTTGCAGCCAGGATCATATATCCCAGTGAGGTTTCGGCCTATTTTAGAATACTCTTTCATATATACCTATTCAAGTCCCTAGTTTATGCATTCCTATTTGTGTGATCTAAGAAGTCGGGAATTTGCAAGGTTACAAATTGCAGGTATACACAATTGTACAACCTTACAGctaactgaaaatctggcccttaacgtTAGATTTACTGAAGTGACCAGTGCAACACTATTGCTGGAGTGAGGTATTTTAAGAGAGAACCTGTTATATATCTTTAAAAATGTCCATAAAATAGCAGAACTACTGAATTCTGTGacaagaaaagcaaacagaatgaggAGACTGAtgcagaaatattacactgatACAAAAACTACTTTGGGGCATCATTAATGTTTGGaatttaaatatacaaatatcagGAATTTCAAGAATTAAAATGCTCCCAACCTTAGCCCCATTATCACTGTATGAAAGAGTTCTCTAACTCTAAGAATGGTTTCACTTAGCAACATAAAAACCTTAATCTGAATCAATAATCACCATTTTGCTCTTAAAGACAAAGGCTCCAATTTGCTGTTGTATGATGATGTAGTATTCTCATCTTTTAGGGTACAGAGCTATACACAATTCAGTGGTAATAACTAACTTGTCTTCATAAATTTATATTTAAGTTCTTTGACTCTTTACCTATACAATGTTTTGTCTCAGATAATGTTTTAAGCATTGAAAGTAACTCAAGGACAAATATTTTGTACATCCTGTATAACTTTAAGTAGTATGGTCCCCTCTGACTTGAATGTGAGCAGAAAAATCAATACGGGCATTTTGGTCCTTCCATCATCTTTTGTTTTGCTGCGTTGCCGCCAGATGATGGGCCTTGTGTGTCCAAAATGAAAGTAACAAATACAGTAATACACAATACAAATACattgcaaataataaatactgaATGTTATGGAGAATTAGGGAGGCatctatatattttataaatatatgcacCTCAATTTACCTGCTtggagttaaatcaaaggaagCTGATAGGGGTATACACacagaaaacaaatcaaaacaatgaCAAAGATAAGGTACCCCCAGAAAGAATACCAAGGGTCTTTAATGGAACGATGGGGGGGGGACTATTAATTGGTAAATGGCCAGCTGCTAGGCTTCAGGTTAAAGACCCTGACTGAAAGAGAGGAAAGGGGGCAAATGGGCAGCTGCAACTGGAGGTGAGTCTCTCTGAGAGAGTTCTGCAGAGGTGTTTGTTTCTCCCAGCTCAAGGGTAGGGATGTCTATATTCTTTCCTCGCAATTAAAACTTGCAAAGGAATAAAATTTTGGTAAGACCCAGGTGCTGGGTTTATCCCTTTTCTCTGCTTGCTACATACCTTTGGGTGAATTATACTTTGTTTTGAAGAACTTGTTTCTGAGTCATTTTAATGAGCCA from Gopherus evgoodei ecotype Sinaloan lineage chromosome 2, rGopEvg1_v1.p, whole genome shotgun sequence includes:
- the PCMTD1 gene encoding protein-L-isoaspartate O-methyltransferase domain-containing protein 1 isoform X2, giving the protein MGGAVSAGEDNDDLIDNLKEAQYIRTERVEQAFRAIDRGDYYLEGYRDNAYKDLAWKHGNIHLSAPCIYSEVMEALKLQPGLSFLNLGSGTGYLSTMVGLILGPFGINHGIELHSDVVEYAKEKLESFIKNSDSFDKFEFCEPAFVVGNCLEIASDSHQYDRIYCGAGVQKDHENYMKILLKVGGILVMPIEDQLTQILRTGQNTWESKNILAVSFAPLVQPNRNDNSKRDTVGLHA